A genomic segment from Coccinella septempunctata chromosome 3, icCocSept1.1, whole genome shotgun sequence encodes:
- the LOC123309283 gene encoding protein sprouty has product MDSHGGQSMPRAHRPRAPIMSTPVPLTAPLGPLRPPQPVTLIAPRPKNERATNEYVETPFRATPPSPPPTPPRAPRPRRLDIPPPLPPITKQPPSSLSFQKERSDQCMQSTSIICSECGRCRCASCQRPRPLPEKWVCGNCLLSADTIIDYTSCLCCVKGLFYHCSETDGGDSESCADNPCGCGPNKRAARWGCLCALTCVLPCLWLYWPLRGCKRVVEVCYAQHSRSGCRCQPSVPTPEKRLLDSSPDL; this is encoded by the coding sequence ATGGATAGCCATGGAGGCCAATCCATGCCGCGTGCGCATCGACCTCGGGCGCCAATAATGAGCACACCCGTGCCATTGACAGCACCCCTAGGTCCGCTGCGGCCACCACAGCCGGTCACGCTGATTGCCCCACGCCCAAAAAATGAACGGGCCACCAACGAGTACGTTGAGACCCCATTCCGAGCAACTCCCCCAAGTCCACCACCGACGCCGCCTAGGGCGCCAAGGCCGAGACGCCTGGACATCCCGCCGCCCCTTCCTCCCATTACCAAGCAGCCACCTTCGAGCCTCAGCTTCCAGAAAGAGCGGTCGGACCAGTGTATGCAAAGTACTTCAATTATCTGTTCGGAGTGCGGTAGATGCCGTTGTGCCAGTTGCCAGCGGCCAAGACCGCTGCCCGAAAAGTGGGTTTGCGGAAACTGTTTGTTATCCGCGGACACCATCATTGACTACACGTCGTGCTTGTGTTGTGTTAAAGGACTATTTTATCACTGTTCAGAAACGGACGGCGGTGATAGCGAGTCATGTGCGGACAATCCATGCGGTTGTGGACCAAATAAGCGGGCGGCCAGATGGGGCTGTCTTTGCGCTCTCACGTGCGTCCTCCCCTGCCTGTGGCTATATTGGCCTCTGCGAGGTTGTAAGCGGGTTGTTGAGGTGTGTTATGCGCAACATTCGAGGTCGGGCTGCCGGTGCCAGCCTTCTGTGCCTACCCCTGAAAAGAGGCTCTTGGATTCAAGTCCGGATCTTTAG